A single genomic interval of Spirosoma taeanense harbors:
- a CDS encoding SgcJ/EcaC family oxidoreductase yields the protein MKQLILCCFLLAGSFLANAQNRATDETQINEQIDAMIADWNRHNFDNITSYTTPDFDWVNIVGHLWRGQKENKFGLETFHKSFFKNTPQTKSQTQIRFVKDDIAIVHLFWSVGAFYPPDGVDRGTNKMGDDHELATLVMLKQNGKWLITAGHNIVINEEAARGNPVNYMPKN from the coding sequence ATGAAACAACTGATTTTATGCTGCTTTCTACTAGCAGGCAGCTTCCTGGCCAACGCCCAGAACCGGGCAACCGATGAAACACAAATCAATGAGCAGATCGATGCCATGATTGCGGACTGGAACCGCCACAACTTCGACAACATAACCAGTTACACTACGCCGGATTTCGACTGGGTGAACATAGTTGGTCATTTGTGGCGGGGACAGAAGGAAAATAAGTTTGGGCTTGAGACGTTTCACAAATCCTTTTTCAAAAACACTCCGCAGACAAAGTCCCAAACGCAGATTCGCTTCGTGAAAGACGATATAGCTATCGTTCATCTTTTCTGGAGCGTAGGCGCTTTTTATCCGCCCGATGGCGTGGATAGAGGCACGAATAAAATGGGTGACGACCATGAATTAGCAACCCTTGTTATGCTAAAGCAAAATGGCAAGTGGTTAATTACGGCAGGCCATAATATAGTCATCAATGAAGAGGCAGCAAGGGGCAATCCAGTTAACTACATGCCTAAAAACTAA